A stretch of the Streptococcus himalayensis genome encodes the following:
- the xerS gene encoding tyrosine recombinase XerS, which translates to MRRELLLEKIEQLKEIMPWYVLDYYQSKLAVPYSFTTLYEYLKEYRRFFEWLIDTDLVSVTTMAEIPLDTLEQLTKKDMESFILYLRERPLLNANTTQNGVSQTTINRTLSALSSLYKYLTEEVENEQGEPYFYRNVIKKISTKKKKETLAARAENIKQKLFLGDETMEFLEYVETQYPVKLSKRALSSFQKNKERDLAILALLLASGVRLSEAVNLNLADVNVKMMMIDVTRKGGKRDSVHVAGFAKPYLESYLAIRQQRYKAEKTDLAFFLSEYRGLPNRMDASSIEKMVAKYSADFKIRVTPHKLRHTLATRLYDATKSQVLVSHQLGHANTQVTDLYTHIVNDEQKNALDQL; encoded by the coding sequence ATGCGCCGTGAATTACTACTAGAAAAAATCGAACAATTAAAGGAAATAATGCCGTGGTATGTCCTAGACTACTACCAATCAAAGCTAGCTGTACCTTACAGTTTTACGACCTTGTATGAATATTTGAAAGAATACCGACGATTTTTTGAATGGTTAATCGATACGGATTTAGTATCGGTAACGACTATGGCTGAAATTCCTTTAGATACCTTGGAACAGCTCACTAAGAAAGACATGGAATCCTTTATTCTCTATCTACGGGAAAGACCTTTGCTGAATGCCAATACGACACAAAACGGGGTTTCACAAACGACGATTAACCGGACCTTGTCTGCTCTGTCAAGTCTCTACAAATATCTGACTGAAGAAGTCGAAAATGAGCAAGGCGAGCCTTATTTTTATCGTAATGTTATAAAAAAGATTTCAACGAAAAAGAAAAAGGAAACGCTTGCTGCCAGAGCTGAAAATATCAAGCAAAAGCTCTTCTTGGGAGACGAAACCATGGAGTTTTTAGAGTATGTTGAGACCCAATATCCCGTCAAACTATCAAAGCGTGCTCTCTCCTCCTTCCAGAAAAACAAAGAACGAGATTTAGCCATTCTAGCCCTACTGCTGGCTTCTGGAGTACGCCTTTCTGAAGCGGTCAATCTTAATCTGGCTGATGTCAATGTCAAGATGATGATGATTGATGTTACACGAAAAGGTGGGAAACGAGACTCGGTTCATGTAGCGGGATTCGCAAAGCCTTACTTGGAATCCTATCTGGCCATTCGTCAGCAACGTTACAAGGCTGAAAAGACAGATCTTGCCTTCTTCTTATCGGAATACCGTGGCTTGCCAAATCGCATGGATGCGTCCAGTATTGAAAAAATGGTCGCAAAATATTCTGCAGATTTTAAAATTCGGGTCACACCCCATAAGCTCCGCCATACGCTAGCTACTCGTCTCTATGATGCAACAAAATCTCAAGTACTCGTCAGCCATCAATTGGGGCATGCGAATACACAGGTTACCGACCTCTATACCCATATTGTCAATGATGAACAGAAAAATGCCTTAGATCAGCTCTAG
- a CDS encoding IS66 family transposase translates to MEELLAIIKQQAAVNQQLTNELALLREQVAYLTQKLYGKSSEKVVHQTGQLSLFEEEPLPEEDADLPS, encoded by the coding sequence ATGGAAGAGTTATTAGCCATTATTAAACAACAAGCAGCTGTTAACCAACAACTCACAAATGAACTTGCTCTCCTTCGTGAACAAGTAGCTTATCTGACACAAAAGCTCTATGGCAAGTCATCAGAAAAGGTTGTGCATCAAACTGGTCAGCTAAGTCTCTTTGAAGAAGAACCACTTCCTGAAGAAGACGCTGACTTACCCAGTTGA
- a CDS encoding ATP-binding cassette domain-containing protein — MEALKIDQLSVELEGHILLKNISLSLEQGDSLVIIGESGSGKTLLTKLIMGQIPPKARLSGQMSYKNQDLEALTPKEWQKIRGKELAYMMQNPMAMFNPFQTIQVHVLETLQSHYPWTKEECLEKARIAMKAVRLGHIDNLLASYPFELSGGMLQRVMLAILLSLDSATILLDEPTSALDAYNRDNILRILQTLKEDGKTLITVTHDYELARELGGQMLVIYKGEIVEKGAVEEVLNHPQHPYTQELVLGNPYERLVTYEN; from the coding sequence ATGGAAGCGCTAAAGATTGACCAGCTATCGGTTGAGTTAGAAGGTCACATTCTTCTAAAAAATATTTCTCTATCCTTAGAGCAGGGGGACTCTCTGGTTATCATCGGAGAAAGTGGCTCTGGCAAGACCCTACTGACCAAGCTCATCATGGGTCAAATCCCGCCAAAGGCTCGACTAAGCGGTCAGATGAGTTACAAAAATCAAGATTTAGAAGCCCTCACTCCAAAGGAGTGGCAAAAAATCCGCGGCAAGGAACTAGCCTATATGATGCAAAATCCTATGGCGATGTTCAATCCATTTCAGACCATTCAAGTTCATGTTCTTGAGACGCTCCAAAGTCATTATCCTTGGACCAAGGAGGAGTGTCTTGAAAAGGCACGTATAGCCATGAAAGCTGTCAGACTTGGGCATATTGATAATTTACTAGCTAGTTATCCATTTGAACTGAGCGGAGGGATGTTGCAGCGGGTCATGCTGGCTATTTTATTGAGTTTAGACTCAGCCACTATTTTGTTAGACGAGCCAACGTCAGCCCTAGATGCCTATAATCGTGACAATATTTTACGCATCTTGCAAACCTTGAAGGAAGATGGTAAAACCTTGATTACCGTCACTCATGATTATGAGCTGGCGCGTGAGCTGGGTGGACAAATGCTGGTCATTTACAAGGGAGAAATCGTGGAAAAAGGAGCAGTAGAAGAAGTGCTCAATCACCCCCAACATCCTTATACTCAAGAGCTAGTCTTGGGAAATCCTTACGAACGGTTGGTGACGTATGAAAATTGA
- a CDS encoding TetR/AcrR family transcriptional regulator, with product MDKQRLNILKQNNDQSRKITRESLTTALLLLLNEKDFSQISITELCQKAGVSRTAFYRNYKTKDEVLDDQIMTYINELRQCVTEDLYKNWLQAFLFVEKHRKELEVIVQAGLEHRIFLALSVRLPTDPRMRTVQILWDSIAYALIIEWVIHKTPESAEEMANIAYEETKALSSYFR from the coding sequence ATGGACAAACAACGATTAAACATTCTCAAACAAAACAACGATCAATCTCGAAAAATAACACGAGAATCTTTGACAACAGCTCTCTTACTTCTATTGAATGAAAAAGATTTCTCTCAAATTAGCATTACGGAACTATGCCAAAAAGCAGGTGTCTCACGAACAGCCTTTTACAGAAATTATAAGACAAAAGATGAAGTTCTAGACGATCAAATTATGACCTACATTAACGAACTAAGACAATGTGTCACCGAAGATCTCTACAAAAACTGGCTTCAGGCTTTTCTTTTTGTAGAAAAACACCGAAAAGAGTTGGAAGTGATTGTGCAGGCAGGATTAGAACATAGAATTTTTCTAGCCTTAAGTGTTCGTTTACCAACCGATCCTCGCATGCGAACCGTACAAATCCTCTGGGATTCTATTGCCTACGCCTTGATAATAGAGTGGGTCATTCACAAAACTCCAGAAAGCGCAGAAGAAATGGCCAACATCGCTTATGAGGAAACAAAAGCATTAAGTAGTTACTTTAGATAA
- the nikA gene encoding nickel ABC transporter substrate-binding protein — MKQKLFALLTALCAVILVACQSGKNAAAPAAGSKDTLTLAWGEDFGDVNPHRYNPDQFVIQDMVYEGLVRYGDNGVIEPVLAESWKISEDGKTYTFKLRDAKFSDGSSFTAQNVKRNFDTIFSAENKGNHSWFSFTEQLDSYKVIDDQTFEVTLKQPYSATLYDLAMIRPIRFLGDAGFPKGDDTTKNNVEAPIGTGQWVVKDKKPNEYITFARNENYWGEKPKLKEVTVKIIPDAQTRALEFEAGNLDLLYGNGLIGLDTFAQYAKDKAYTTDVSQPLSTRLLLLNATQPIFKDKTVRLAMNHAMNKKSIAEDLFRGTETPADTIFSKSTPHADAGLTPYEYDLAKAEKLLEEAGWKKGADGIREKDGQKLTINMPYISTKATDKDLGEYFQGEWKKLGIDVQLKAMEEDDYWANAKTGNFDMMLTYSWGAPWDPHAWMTALTAKAEHGHPENISLESLDVKPELDKVIKETLVEPDEAKVDAGYKKALTILHEQAIYIPLTYQSVVSVYRTGELEGVRFAPEENSFPLRYISKAN, encoded by the coding sequence ATGAAACAGAAATTATTTGCATTACTAACAGCCTTATGTGCTGTGATTCTCGTTGCCTGTCAGTCTGGAAAGAATGCAGCTGCACCAGCAGCAGGCAGCAAAGACACTCTTACCCTTGCTTGGGGTGAAGATTTTGGGGATGTCAATCCTCACCGGTATAACCCAGACCAATTTGTTATCCAAGATATGGTCTATGAAGGCTTGGTCCGCTACGGAGACAATGGCGTGATTGAGCCAGTTTTGGCAGAATCTTGGAAGATTAGCGAAGATGGCAAGACCTATACCTTTAAACTTCGCGATGCGAAATTCTCAGACGGATCAAGCTTCACTGCTCAAAATGTTAAACGCAATTTTGATACGATTTTTTCAGCAGAAAATAAGGGGAATCATAGCTGGTTTAGCTTTACAGAGCAGCTGGATTCCTACAAGGTGATTGATGATCAAACGTTTGAAGTGACCCTCAAACAGCCCTACAGTGCTACCTTGTATGATTTAGCAATGATTCGTCCAATTCGTTTCTTGGGGGACGCTGGTTTTCCAAAGGGAGATGATACGACTAAAAATAATGTCGAAGCTCCTATCGGAACTGGTCAATGGGTAGTCAAGGATAAAAAACCGAACGAATATATCACCTTTGCTCGCAATGAAAACTACTGGGGCGAAAAACCAAAATTAAAAGAAGTAACGGTCAAAATCATTCCAGATGCCCAAACACGTGCTTTGGAATTTGAAGCTGGAAATCTTGATCTTCTTTACGGAAATGGTTTGATTGGGCTAGATACCTTTGCTCAATACGCAAAAGACAAAGCTTATACGACGGACGTTTCACAGCCGCTATCAACTCGTTTATTACTGCTCAATGCTACTCAGCCAATCTTCAAAGACAAAACAGTTCGACTTGCGATGAATCATGCCATGAATAAGAAATCTATCGCCGAAGACTTGTTCCGTGGAACGGAAACACCGGCTGATACCATTTTCTCAAAATCAACCCCTCATGCAGACGCAGGTTTGACTCCGTATGAGTATGATCTTGCCAAAGCTGAAAAACTTCTAGAAGAAGCTGGCTGGAAAAAAGGTGCGGATGGTATTCGTGAAAAAGATGGCCAAAAATTGACCATCAATATGCCTTATATCTCAACCAAGGCAACGGATAAAGACTTGGGAGAATATTTCCAAGGAGAATGGAAAAAATTGGGAATTGATGTGCAATTAAAAGCTATGGAAGAAGACGACTATTGGGCAAATGCTAAAACTGGAAACTTTGATATGATGCTAACCTATTCATGGGGAGCTCCGTGGGATCCTCATGCTTGGATGACGGCACTTACAGCAAAAGCCGAACACGGACATCCAGAAAATATCTCTCTAGAATCACTTGATGTGAAACCAGAGTTGGACAAGGTCATCAAAGAAACCTTAGTTGAGCCAGATGAAGCCAAGGTCGATGCAGGTTACAAGAAAGCCTTGACAATTCTTCATGAGCAAGCTATTTACATCCCACTTACCTACCAATCTGTCGTTTCTGTTTATCGTACAGGTGAATTAGAAGGAGTTCGCTTTGCACCAGAAGAAAATTCCTTCCCTCTCAGATATATCAGTAAAGCTAACTAA
- a CDS encoding ABC transporter permease: MLKKILSLLAALLMISLLTFLLTKFSSQNPAENYLRISKIAITPESLQQANEYLGLDKSWVEQYFIWAKKALSGDLGISYLWKVPVLPLIIDAFLSTLYLGAVSFFLILVVSLPLGIISGLYKDSFWDRILQFLTFASVSMPTFWLGYLLILLFAVQLKWVPVSGKADVSSVFLPSLTLSLSLIGQYTALVRKSISEQMNSVHVENARLRGVKTSFIIKHHLLPNAMPALATGLSLTSIYLMTGSLIVEEVFAWNGIGSVFVHALQAVDIPVIQACMLLFGSLFLVNNLLNQYLTGWIDPRVRKAGKETR, translated from the coding sequence ATGTTGAAAAAAATCCTTTCATTACTTGCAGCTTTGTTGATGATTTCGCTTTTAACCTTTTTATTAACCAAGTTTTCTTCGCAAAACCCTGCTGAAAACTACCTGCGTATTTCAAAAATTGCTATCACTCCTGAGTCTTTGCAGCAAGCAAATGAGTATTTAGGACTTGATAAATCGTGGGTAGAGCAATATTTCATCTGGGCTAAAAAGGCTTTATCAGGTGATTTAGGAATTTCCTATCTGTGGAAAGTGCCCGTCTTGCCCTTGATTATTGATGCTTTTTTATCAACTCTTTATTTGGGGGCAGTTTCCTTTTTCTTGATTCTTGTGGTTTCTCTACCACTAGGGATTATCAGTGGTTTATACAAGGATTCTTTTTGGGATCGTATCCTTCAGTTTTTAACCTTTGCAAGTGTATCCATGCCAACCTTTTGGTTGGGCTATCTTCTCATTTTACTTTTTGCAGTGCAGTTGAAATGGGTGCCTGTTTCTGGTAAAGCAGATGTGAGCAGTGTCTTTTTGCCGAGCTTAACCCTCAGCCTCTCCCTGATTGGACAATATACAGCCCTCGTCAGAAAATCCATTAGTGAACAGATGAATAGTGTCCACGTTGAAAATGCTCGTTTGCGAGGGGTGAAAACTTCTTTTATTATCAAACATCACCTGCTACCAAACGCTATGCCAGCCTTGGCAACCGGGCTTAGTTTGACCAGTATTTATCTGATGACAGGCTCACTTATTGTAGAAGAAGTCTTTGCCTGGAATGGCATTGGGAGTGTTTTCGTGCATGCCTTGCAGGCTGTCGATATTCCAGTTATTCAAGCCTGCATGCTCTTGTTTGGCAGTCTGTTTCTCGTCAATAATCTGCTCAATCAATATTTGACAGGTTGGATTGATCCTCGTGTGCGAAAAGCAGGAAAGGAGACAAGATGA
- a CDS encoding flavin reductase family protein: MKKTFETKKLYFGFPVFFLGYKDDIHGYNISTSSSAYSLGSMMVVAMRTKGNAITEITKHGQFTVNIPTQELTRESEIAGFNSRKDKFALTGLSYTVGETVDAPLVDACPVSIECEVIEMVECGALTNVIGRVTRRVVEESLIDEDNAFKTLEFSPISYIGDGAARLYRYYNDDFVQMGTIIKEIREQEEHKAE, translated from the coding sequence ATGAAAAAAACATTTGAAACTAAAAAACTTTATTTCGGCTTTCCAGTCTTCTTTCTAGGCTATAAAGACGACATTCATGGCTATAATATCTCGACTTCTAGCTCTGCTTATTCTTTGGGGAGCATGATGGTTGTCGCTATGAGAACCAAGGGAAATGCGATTACCGAAATCACGAAACACGGCCAGTTCACAGTAAATATCCCCACGCAAGAATTGACACGAGAGTCTGAGATTGCAGGCTTTAATAGTCGCAAAGATAAATTTGCCCTTACAGGCTTATCCTATACTGTCGGAGAAACCGTTGATGCACCGCTAGTGGATGCTTGCCCGGTGTCTATCGAATGTGAAGTCATTGAAATGGTTGAATGTGGTGCCTTAACCAATGTCATCGGCCGCGTTACACGCCGTGTGGTAGAAGAAAGTTTGATTGATGAAGATAATGCCTTCAAGACGCTAGAATTCTCACCGATTAGCTATATTGGAGATGGGGCTGCACGCTTGTATCGTTATTATAATGATGACTTTGTTCAGATGGGAACGATTATCAAAGAAATTCGCGAACAAGAAGAACATAAAGCAGAATAA
- a CDS encoding ABC transporter permease encodes MTKRFLFSSCILFLLLFCALFAPVLIPFDPQYVDVANKLSPPDAQHLLGTDQLGRDILSRLISGARFSLFLSLMITVLEVVIGVGVGLFVGWYQGRAERIFLWFANVISAFPSFLLSLATIGILGQGLTNMIVAIVIVEWVFYARLVTNLVKSAKQEHYVVAAKTMGMSAIHILKYHILPFIYKPILVIALMNIGNIILMISGFSFLGIGVQPNITEWGMMLHDARPYFRTALWMMMAPGLAIFCTVISFNLAGEYFEEKGWRQVWKR; translated from the coding sequence ATGACAAAACGATTTCTATTTTCTTCTTGCATTCTCTTCCTTCTTCTTTTCTGTGCACTATTTGCTCCTGTGCTCATTCCTTTTGATCCACAGTACGTCGATGTAGCTAATAAACTCTCTCCACCAGACGCTCAGCATCTTCTTGGAACAGATCAGCTGGGACGTGATATTTTATCTCGTTTGATTTCTGGAGCACGATTTTCCCTCTTTCTTTCCCTGATGATTACGGTTTTAGAAGTGGTTATTGGAGTGGGAGTAGGACTATTCGTTGGTTGGTACCAAGGAAGAGCAGAGCGGATTTTCCTTTGGTTTGCCAATGTTATTTCAGCCTTTCCTAGCTTTCTTTTATCCCTAGCGACGATTGGGATACTTGGGCAGGGCTTGACTAACATGATTGTCGCTATTGTGATTGTAGAGTGGGTTTTCTATGCTCGCCTAGTCACTAATCTCGTCAAAAGTGCCAAACAGGAACATTATGTCGTAGCTGCAAAAACAATGGGCATGTCCGCTATCCATATTTTAAAATACCATATTTTACCTTTTATATATAAACCTATCTTAGTCATTGCTTTGATGAATATTGGCAATATCATTCTAATGATTTCTGGTTTTTCATTTTTAGGGATTGGAGTGCAGCCCAATATCACAGAATGGGGAATGATGCTGCATGATGCAAGGCCGTATTTTCGGACGGCTCTTTGGATGATGATGGCACCAGGACTTGCCATTTTTTGCACAGTTATCTCCTTTAACCTTGCAGGAGAATACTTTGAAGAGAAAGGATGGAGACAAGTATGGAAGCGCTAA
- a CDS encoding ABC transporter ATP-binding protein, which yields MKIECKQVSKQFDQKHVLQNCHFSVKTGEIVGIMGESGTGKSTLARLLVGLETPSSGEILLDGQPYRRKDGARILLVFQDALHAVNPLFTVGDILTEATKDSVSTEEVVTILKEVGLDESYLPKTPRQLSGGQLQRICIARALLLKPDVIIFDEALSGLDPLIQGQLLRLLHQLKIQHQQTYIFISHDFNLCYALCHRILVMFDGQIVDEITNFSDPIEVSHPATQNLLTKSQNPKHPKCRIRKMMATIQND from the coding sequence ATGAAAATTGAATGTAAACAGGTTTCAAAACAATTTGACCAGAAACATGTCCTTCAAAATTGCCATTTTTCTGTAAAAACAGGCGAAATTGTGGGTATTATGGGGGAAAGTGGCACGGGGAAAAGCACCTTGGCTCGACTCCTCGTCGGTTTGGAGACACCAAGTTCGGGTGAAATTCTGCTCGATGGTCAACCATATCGTCGTAAGGACGGTGCTCGAATTCTTTTGGTGTTTCAAGATGCCCTTCATGCTGTTAATCCCTTATTTACGGTAGGAGATATTCTGACTGAAGCGACGAAAGATAGCGTTTCTACGGAAGAAGTTGTGACCATTCTCAAGGAAGTCGGACTAGATGAATCCTACCTTCCAAAGACACCACGGCAATTAAGTGGTGGTCAGCTCCAACGGATTTGTATCGCACGGGCTTTGCTCTTAAAGCCAGATGTGATTATCTTTGATGAGGCCTTGAGTGGTTTAGATCCCCTGATTCAGGGGCAATTGTTGCGCCTCTTGCACCAACTAAAAATCCAGCATCAGCAAACCTATATCTTTATTTCACACGATTTCAACCTTTGCTATGCTCTTTGTCACCGTATTCTGGTCATGTTTGATGGTCAGATTGTAGATGAAATCACAAATTTTAGCGATCCAATCGAAGTCAGTCACCCAGCGACTCAAAATCTATTGACAAAAAGTCAAAATCCAAAACACCCTAAATGCCGTATTCGTAAGATGATGGCAACAATTCAAAATGATTAA
- a CDS encoding alpha/beta hydrolase, with protein MNKKKQKSIFKIGMSLLTALLISGIIIWKVPQFRLVSFRWIFESPERKQLNTPADTTGIVVEKDIPYINDGDRGHLLDIYRPENADDTTPVVVNIHGGGLFASYKEVNRDYGFEWVRKGYTVVNISYRRLPETTLWHQIDDCMNALRYIDANRKELGLNLDTSYLTGDSAGALLSLFTNSINESPELQADFGIKGTNIRFKAMGLISIMLETDRHDFMDFITPLVINESDRDQAYYSYLLNPSSLVAKTTLPPVYLVTGDEDLIQNETLKLKSLLAQNNVHHDLKDYPKGDKHKLDHVFAIKNPKWEESQEVIQLMNDFFKEHQQ; from the coding sequence ATGAACAAGAAAAAACAAAAGTCTATTTTTAAAATAGGGATGAGTCTACTTACAGCATTGCTTATCAGTGGTATCATTATTTGGAAAGTCCCTCAGTTTCGCTTGGTGTCGTTTCGATGGATATTTGAAAGTCCAGAACGAAAACAGCTAAATACACCAGCTGATACAACAGGCATTGTTGTTGAAAAGGATATTCCCTATATCAATGACGGAGACAGAGGACATTTACTAGATATTTATCGTCCAGAAAATGCTGATGATACAACGCCAGTAGTGGTTAATATTCATGGTGGTGGATTATTTGCTTCTTATAAAGAAGTCAATCGTGACTATGGATTTGAGTGGGTTCGTAAGGGCTATACCGTTGTCAACATTAGTTATAGACGCTTGCCTGAGACAACGTTGTGGCATCAGATAGATGATTGTATGAATGCGCTTCGCTATATTGATGCTAATAGGAAAGAGTTAGGATTAAATCTGGATACAAGTTACTTAACAGGTGATTCAGCAGGGGCATTATTATCGCTTTTTACGAACTCAATTAATGAAAGTCCAGAATTACAGGCTGATTTTGGCATAAAGGGTACCAATATTCGTTTTAAGGCCATGGGCCTCATTTCCATTATGCTTGAAACTGATCGCCATGATTTTATGGATTTCATTACACCGCTTGTAATAAATGAGTCTGATCGTGATCAAGCCTATTATTCGTATTTGCTGAATCCGTCTAGTTTAGTAGCGAAAACAACTCTTCCACCAGTTTATTTAGTTACGGGCGATGAGGATTTAATTCAAAATGAAACTCTAAAATTAAAATCTTTACTTGCCCAAAATAATGTTCATCATGATTTGAAAGATTATCCGAAAGGAGACAAGCACAAATTGGATCATGTATTTGCAATTAAAAATCCTAAATGGGAAGAAAGCCAAGAAGTGATTCAGCTAATGAATGATTTTTTCAAAGAGCATCAGCAATAG
- a CDS encoding ISL3 family transposase, whose translation MEQLNLITNFLKMKDKNITITNECDMGTHLELHGHLDYTAPKCPSCKGQMAKYDFQKASKIPYLETAGYPLLIRLRKRRFKCKECGKIAVAETPIVKKNHQISVAVNQKIAQLLIEKQAMTHIAHRLSISTSTVIRKLNEFKFETEWGKLPEVMSWDEYAFKKGKMSFIAQDFDTNNIIAILDGRTQATIRNHFLRYPRQVRNRVKFITMDMFSPYYQLAKQLFPHAKIVLDRFHVVQHLSRAMNRVRTQIMNAFDRKSHEYKTLKRYWKLVQQDSRKLSDKRFYRPTFRMHLTNKEILDKLLSYSDELRQHYELYQLLLFHFQERNSEHFFDLIEQERATVNPIFQTVFKTFLKDKDKVLNALELPYSNAKLEATNNLIKVIKRNAFGFRNFENFKKRILIALNIKKEKTKLVLSRC comes from the coding sequence ATGGAACAACTAAATCTTATCACAAATTTTCTCAAAATGAAAGACAAAAATATCACGATCACTAATGAATGCGACATGGGAACTCACTTAGAACTCCACGGTCACTTGGATTACACAGCCCCTAAATGCCCTTCCTGCAAGGGACAAATGGCTAAGTATGACTTCCAGAAAGCCTCTAAAATCCCCTACTTAGAAACTGCTGGCTACCCGCTACTTATCCGCCTTCGAAAGCGTCGTTTCAAGTGCAAGGAATGTGGGAAAATAGCGGTCGCTGAAACTCCTATTGTTAAGAAGAACCATCAAATCTCTGTCGCTGTCAACCAGAAAATCGCACAATTACTCATCGAAAAGCAAGCAATGACACATATCGCACACAGACTCTCCATTTCTACATCTACAGTTATTCGAAAACTCAATGAGTTTAAATTTGAAACGGAGTGGGGTAAGCTTCCAGAAGTCATGTCCTGGGATGAGTATGCCTTCAAGAAAGGGAAAATGAGCTTTATCGCTCAAGATTTTGACACAAATAACATCATCGCTATCCTTGATGGAAGAACGCAAGCAACCATCCGAAATCACTTTCTGAGATACCCTAGACAGGTCAGAAACCGCGTTAAATTCATCACTATGGACATGTTTAGCCCTTACTATCAACTAGCCAAACAACTTTTTCCTCATGCTAAAATCGTGCTTGATCGTTTCCACGTTGTGCAACATCTCAGCCGTGCTATGAACCGTGTCCGTACCCAAATCATGAATGCTTTTGACCGCAAATCGCATGAATACAAGACGCTCAAACGCTACTGGAAACTGGTACAACAAGATAGCCGTAAACTCAGTGATAAACGATTTTATCGCCCTACATTTCGCATGCATTTGACCAATAAGGAAATCTTAGACAAGCTCCTATCCTACTCAGATGAGTTACGACAACATTATGAACTCTATCAACTTCTTTTATTCCATTTCCAAGAGAGGAACTCAGAGCATTTCTTTGACCTAATTGAGCAAGAAAGAGCCACTGTTAACCCTATTTTCCAGACGGTATTTAAGACCTTTCTAAAGGATAAGGACAAGGTTTTAAACGCTTTGGAATTGCCTTATTCCAACGCTAAATTGGAAGCTACCAATAATCTTATCAAAGTCATTAAACGAAATGCCTTTGGTTTCAGGAACTTTGAAAACTTCAAAAAGCGGATTTTGATTGCCTTAAACATCAAAAAAGAGAAGACCAAGTTGGTCCTCTCTAGGTGTTAG
- the tnpB gene encoding IS66 family insertion sequence element accessory protein TnpB (TnpB, as the term is used for proteins encoded by IS66 family insertion elements, is considered an accessory protein, since TnpC, encoded by a neighboring gene, is a DDE family transposase.) — MVIQLSDLGQVYLVCGKTDMRQGIDSLAYLVKSQFNLDPFSGQVFLFCGGRKDRFKALYWDGQGFWLLYKRFENGKLTWPNDEHEVKTLTSEQVDWLMKGFSISPKIKPTNSRDFY, encoded by the coding sequence ATGGTCATTCAACTCAGTGATTTAGGGCAGGTCTATCTGGTTTGTGGCAAAACCGATATGCGTCAAGGGATTGATTCGCTGGCTTATCTGGTAAAAAGTCAGTTCAACCTTGATCCCTTTTCTGGTCAAGTTTTTCTCTTCTGTGGTGGCCGCAAAGACCGTTTCAAGGCTCTTTATTGGGATGGACAAGGTTTCTGGTTGCTTTACAAGCGATTTGAAAACGGCAAACTCACTTGGCCTAATGATGAACATGAGGTCAAAACCCTCACTTCCGAGCAAGTAGACTGGCTGATGAAGGGATTTTCGATAAGCCCTAAAATAAAACCTACAAACAGTCGTGATTTCTATTGA